One Rhododendron vialii isolate Sample 1 chromosome 2a, ASM3025357v1 genomic region harbors:
- the LOC131312503 gene encoding protein HLB1 encodes MSATDADTEPQNGSTEPQPVTADTDLAPDTSTEPPTESNDAPSTDIDPNFDEPADRPIQSDNAVPTTAADSNLDQPTESNEQLIESNKHLVGSNGTEITASVEEEESSKGPGLRKDEGSRTFTMRELLDGLKNGEANEESEGEKQETSSSYGQESTQHQQYIDQNNAAMDLINSVTGVDEEGRTRQRALTFAARRYASAVETNPEDYDALYNWALVLQESADNVSPESSSPTKDALLEEACRKYDEATCLCPTLHDAYYNWAIAISDRAKMRGRTKEAEELWKQATRNYGKAVQLNWNSPQALNNWGLALQELSAIVPAREKQTIVKTAISKFRAAIQLQFDFHRAIYNLGTVLYGLAEDTSRIGGSISAKEVSPDELYSQSAIYIAAAHALKPTYSVYTSALKLVRSMLPLPYLKVGYLTAPPAGSPVAPHSDWKRTEFVLNQEGLYQVHKVEQKEMTHNLYGRESITANKPVVKVDIPDIVSVSACADLTLPPGAGLCIDTTHGPVFLVADSWDSMDGWLDAIRLVYTIFARGKSDVLAGIIAG; translated from the exons ATGTCTGCAACCGATGCAGACACCGAACCCCAAAACGGCTCAACCGAACCACAACCAGTAACGGCCGACACAGATCTCGCACCGGACACCTCTACAGAACCCCCAACCGAATCAAACGACGCACCATCGACTGATATCGATCCCAACTTTGACGAACCAGCTGACCGGCCGATCCAATCCGACAACGCCGTTCCGACGACCGCCGCAGATTCCAATCTCGACCAACCAACTGAATCGAACGAGCAATTGATCGAATCGAACAAGCATTTGGTCGGATCCAATGGGACGGAGATTACGGCGTCggttgaggaggaggaaagTAGTAAGGGACCGGGGCTACGGAAAGACGAGGGGAGTAGGACTTTTACGATGAGGGAGTTGCTGGATGGATTGAAGAACGGCGAAGCGAATGAGGAGTCCGAAGGGGAAAAGCAAGAGACGAGCTCTTCCTATGG TCAAGAAAGCACACAACATCAGCAATATATAGACCAGAACAATGCTGCCATGGACTTAATCAATAGCGTCACAGGTGTTGATGAGGAGGGTCGGACTCGCCAACGGGCTCTTACATTTGCCGCCAGGAG ATATGCTAGTGCAGTAGAGACAAACCCAGAAGATTATGATGCACTGTACAATTGGGCACTGGTGCTTCAG GAAAGTGCTGATAATGTTAGTCCTGAATCTAGTTCACCTACAAAAGATGCCTTGCTTGAAGAAGCATGCAGAAAGTATGATGAGGCGACCTGTCTTTGCCCTACACTTCATGAT GCTTATTATAATTGGGCCATAGCAATTTCTGATCGTGCAAAAATGCGAGGCCGTACGAAAGAGGCTGAAGAATTATGGAAGCAG GCGACAAGAAACTATGGAAAAGCAGTCCAACTTAACTGGAACAGTCCCCAG GCGCTCAATAATTGGGGACTGGCTCTGCAG GAACTAAGTGCGATTGTTCCTGCGCGAGAAAAGCAAAcaattgtgaaaaccgcaattAGCAAG TTTCGTGCGGCAATACAGTTACAATTTGATTTCCATAGAGCAATTTACAACCTGGGGACTGTTCTG TATGGACTAGCAGAGGACACTTCGAGAATTGGGGGATCAATCAGTGCAAAAGAGGTTTCCCCTGATGAGTTATACAGCCAATCTGCAATCTATATTGCTGCCGCACATGCATTGAAACCAACTTACTCT GTTTACACTAGTGCCCTGAAGCTTGTGCGCTCCATG CTGCCACTGCCCTATCTAAAGGTCGGATATCTGACTGCACCACCTGCAGGAAGTCCAGTTGCGCCTCACAGTGATTGGAAACGTACGGAATTCGTCCTGAATCAAGAAGGGCTTTACCAG GTTCACAAAGTTGAGCAAAAAGAGATGACGCATAACCTGTACGGAAGAGAGTCTATTACTGCTAATAAACCAGTTGTTAAAGTTGATATTCCGGATATCGTCTCTGTCTCAGCATGTGCTGATCTGACATTACCACCAGGTGCAGGCCTCTGTATTGATACAACTCATGGACCAGTTTTCTTG GTTGCTGATTCGTGGGATTCTATGGATGGATGGCTCGATGCAATCCGACTAGTCTACACAATTTTTGCACGAGGGAAGAGTGATGTTCTGGCAGGTATAATAGCCGGATAG